From Penicillium digitatum chromosome 5, complete sequence, one genomic window encodes:
- a CDS encoding ATPase, P-type, K/Mg/Cd/Cu/Zn/Na/Ca/Na/H-transporter, translated as MSYPRPKDEPGQSTLRRERAPTITIDTSAVNSSDTEHPPIQILSGGSQTYTENAQAPDTTALLNNSSVSPTDLRSTPSIRSNASSEARDRESWPTSPHNVSSPKMRAPEAHSNFLSVPGTRSRGNSLESDETGQTSSTYGGETYVPSTSHESRSDLAKNAAINDIHDEDVLKPDPGRESEFEVEDNKFAFSPGQLNKLLNPKSFGAFYALGGLRGLEKGLRTDVKSGLSVDETTLDGTVGFDEIVPLASPASPDQIPKAASPNTSPPPATEGSITTQNGENFVDRRRIFGDNRLPERKLKTIWELAWIAYNDKVLILLTVAAAVSLAVGIPQSLHPAHPDEPGVEWVEGLAILVAIIIVVTVGAANDWQKEQQFAKLNKKKENRQVKVTRSGRTEEISIHDVLVGDLMLLEPGDMVPVDGILIEGHDLKCDESSATGESDVLRKTPGDEVYRTIEQHEDLKKMDPFIISGAKVSEGVGTFLVTATGMHATFGRTMMSLQEEGETTPLQTKLNTLAEHIAKLGLASGLLLFVVLFIKFLVRLKDIEGGADAKGQAFLQIFIVAVTIVVVAVPEGLPLAVTLALAFATTRMLKDNNLVRYLKACETMGNATTICSDKTGTLTENKMTAVAATLGTTSRFGKYSGVSSDDQSEINPSEFVSTLSPSVKDVLLQSIVYNSTAFEGETDGVKTYIGSKTETALLTFARDYLGMGVLSEARANGKLAQMFPFDSGRKCMAVVIQMENGKYRMLVKGASEILAAKSTRIVRDPTDSLSEAPVTDENRTSLDNVMNNYATRSLRCIALVYRDFDQWPPRGAPTSETDRNQAVFEPVFKDMVMLGIFGIQDPVRAGVAEAVYTCQRAGVFVRMVTGDNIVTAKAIAQECGIYTPGGIAIEGPKFRKLSTRQMNQIIPRLQVIARSSPEDKKILVNQLKKLGETVAVTGDGTNDAQALKNADVGFAMGITGTEVAKEASDIILMDDNFSSIVKAMAWGRTVCDAVKKFLQFQITVNITAVILTFVSAVASDSEDSVLSAVQLLWVNLIMDTFAALALATDPPTPTVLDRRPESKSDPLITLTMWKMIIGQSIYQLVVTFVLNFAGDKIFSWDHKHLQTVVFNTFVFMQIFNQYNSRRVDNKLNILEGIWKNRWFIGIQLIIIGGQILIIFVGGAAFSVKRLNKGSQWAVSLVLGALSLPIAVVIRLIPDELVARLVPHFWHREKGPELVISDEDRHYEWNPALEEIRDQLAFIKRVRGGRLRHIRHKLQHPQELLPRSRSGSRSRDSSVPPTPRGDNDNDTGSPTPQSTTPESRSRRNTRSRSNSAFGPAAAMAGIVAGSIAGWSPIERGHNEPEITFPTNGGPHCGLDREQGIEVHPDTAADDRILNEYSATSKIPPSQNPDLIPFFEHAPPMHRAPSSRGRRSLSQRSRSRSSISQSHV; from the coding sequence ATGTCATACCCGCGCCCAAAAGATGAGCCGGGTCAATCAACCCTGCGCAGAGAGCGAGCGCCGACCATTACCATCGACACCTCGGCCGTGAACTCATCCGATACCGAACACCCTCCCATCCAGATCCTCTCTGGGGGATCACAGACCTATACCGAGAACGCACAGGCCCCCGACACAACCGCACTGCTAAACAATAGCAGTGTCTCTCCCACGGATTTACGGTCCACACCCTCGATTCGCTCCAATGCCTCCTCCGAAGCTCGTGACCGAGAGAGTTGGCCAACCTCACCCCACAACGTCTCATCACCCAAGATGAGGGCGCCTGAGGCACATTCGAACTTCCTTTCAGTCCCTGGAACACGCTCCCGCGGGAACTCCTTGGAGTCGGACGAGACTGGCCAAACATCGAGCACGTACGGCGGTGAGACGTATGTGCCCTCAACATCGCACGAATCAAGGTCTGATTTGGCCAAGAACGCTGCCATAAATGACATACACGATGAGGATGTCCTGAAACCAGACCCCGGCCGTGAATCCGAATTTGAGGTCGAGGACAACAAGTTCGCGTTCTCCCCGGGTCAGCTGAACAAGCTGCTCAATCCGAAAAGCTTCGGCGCCTTCTATGCGTTGGGAGGCCTGCGAGGATTAGAAAAAGGACTCCGAACTGATGTAAAAAGTGGCCTGAGCGTTGATGAGACAACCCTTGACGGAACAGTCGGCTTTGACGAGATTGTCCCACTTGCCTCACCTGCCTCACCAGATCAGATACCCAAGGCGGCCTCTCCGAATACATCGCCACCACCCGCCACGGAGGGTTCCATCACCACACAAAACGGGGAAAATTTTGTCGACCGCCGACGTATCTTCGGAGATAACAGGCTTCCGGAGAGGAAGTTGAAGACTATCTGGGAGCTTGCATGGATTGCCTACAACGATAAGGTCCTGATTTTGTTGACGGTTGCGGCTGCAGTTTCCCTTGCTGTGGGAATACCGCAATCGCTCCATCCAGCACATCCTGATGAACCTGGCGTTGaatgggtcgaaggtctggCCATTCTCGTGGCCATAATAATTGTGGTTACGGTTGGTGCAGCGAATGATTGGCAAAAGGAACAACAATTTGCAAAACtgaacaaaaagaaagagaatcGACAGGTCAAGGTAACGCGATCTGGCCGTACAGAGGAAATTTCCATTCACGACGTCTTGGTTGGCGACCTGATGCTTCTGGAACCTGGTGATATGGTCCCAGTTGATGGGATCTTGATCGAAGGCCACGACCTCAAGTGCGACGAATCTTCGGCTACTGGTGAGTCCGACGTTCTTCGCAAAACTCCGGGGGATGAAGTGTACCGGACAATCGAGCAACACGAAGACCTGAAGAAGATGGATCCTTTCATCATTTCTGGTGCCAAGGTCTCCGAGGGCGTTGGCACCTTTTTGGTCACAGCGACCGGTATGCACGCTACCTTCGGGCGGACGATGATGTCCCTCCAGGAGGAGGGCGAGACAACGCCTTTGCAAACGAAGCTCAACACATTGGCTGAGCACATTGCCAAACTTGGTCTCGCGTCTGGTTTGTTGCTGTTTGTGGTTCTTTTCATCAAATTTTTGGTTCGTCTCAAGGATATCGAGGGTGGTGCGGACGCCAAAGGTCAAGCATTCCTGCAGATTTTCATCGTTGCTGTTACAATCGTCGTCGTTGCAGTACCCGAAGGATTACCACTGGCTGTCACGCTCGCTCTGGCCTTTGCCACAACACGAATGCTCAAAGACAACAACTTGGTTCGCTATCTCAAAGCTTGCGAGACTATGGGTAACGCTACCACGATTTGCTCTGACAAAACTGGAACCTTGACAGAGAATAAGATGACCGCGGTGGCTGCGACTTTGGGTACCACCTCTCGGTTCGGAAAGTATTCTGGTGTCTCGTCCGATGATCAAAGTGAGATCAACCCCTCCGAATTTGTCTCTACTCTATCGCCGTCGGTGAAGGATGTCCTCCTGCAGTCGATTGTCTACAACTCAACCGCATTCGAAGGCGAAACAGATGGAGTTAAGACGTACATTGGATCCAAGACAGAGACCGCCCTATTGACTTTCGCCAGGGATTACCTCGGAATGGGGGTCCTTAGTGAAGCGAGAGCAAACGGCAAGCTCGCCCAGATGTTCCCATTCGACTCCGGTCGCAAATGCATGGCAGTTGTAATCCAAATGGAGAATGGAAAATACCGGATGCTAGTCAAGGGTGCCTCTGAGATTCTCGCCGCCAAGTCGACTCGTATCGTCCGAGACCCCACTGACTCTCTGTCGGAGGCTCCTGTTACCGACGAGAACAGGACGTCACTAGACAACGTCATGAACAACTACGCCACTCGCTCTCTCAGATGCATTGCCCTGGTCTACCGTGACTTTGATCAATGGCCACCTCGTGGGGCTCCTACATCGGAAACCGATCGCAACCAGGCTGTCTTCGAACCTGTCTTCAAGGACATGGTAATGTTAGGAATCTTTGGTATTCAGGACCCCGTCCGGGCAGGTGTGGCCGAGGCAGTATACACCTGTCAACGAGCTGGAGTGTTTGTCAGAATGGTGACGGGTGATAATATTGTAACCGCCAAGGCTATTGCGCAAGAGTGTGGTATCTACACACCTGGCGGTATCGCCATTGAGGGACCCAAATTCCGCAAGCTGAGCACACGTCAAATGAACCAAATCATCCCAAGGCTCCAGGTCATCGCCCGCTCTAGCCCTGAGGATAAGAAGATCCTGGTCAACCAACTCAAGAAGCTTGGAGAGACTGTTGCTGTCACTGGAGATGGTACCAACGATGCCCAGGCCCTCAAGAATGCCGATGTTGGTTTTGCCATGGGTATTACTGGTACCGAAGTTGCCAAAGAGGCCTCTGACATTATCCTTATGGATGACAACTTCTCCTCTATCGTCAAGGCTATGGCATGGGGTCGCACCGTCTGTGACGCCGTCAAGAAATTCCTTCAGTTCCAAATCACTGTCAATATCACCGCCGTCATTCTCACCTTTGTCTCTGCAGTCGCTAGTGATAGTGAGGACTCAGTGCTTAGTGCAGTACAGTTGCTGTGGGTCAATTTGATCATGGACACATTTGCCGCTCTCGCTTTGGCAACTGACCCACCTACGCCAACAGTGCTTGACCGCAGACCTGAGTCGAAATCCGATCCGCTCATTACTTTGACAATGTGGAAGATGATCATTGGACAATCCATTTATCAGCTGGTTGTGACTTTCGTGCTGAATTTTGCTGGGGATAAGATATTCTCTTGGGATCATAAGCATCTGCAGACTGTCGTTTTCAACACTTTCGTCTTTATGCAAATTTTCAACCAGTACAACTCCCGTCGGGTTGACAATAAGCTCAACATTCTGGAGGGAATTTGGAAAAATCGTTGGTTCATTGGCATTCAGCTTATCATTATTGGAGGTCAAATCTTGATCATCTTTGTTGGTGGCGCTGCTTTCTCCGTCAAGCGTCTTAACAAAGGCTCGCAGTGGGCTGTGAGTCTTGTGCTTGGAGCACTCTCCTTACCAATCGCCGTGGTCATTCGTCTTATTCCGGATGAACTCGTTGCCAGACTTGTCCCCCACTTCTGGCATCGCGAGAAGGGTCCCGAATTAGTCATTTCAGACGAGGACCGCCACTACGAGTGGAATCCCGCCCTGGAAGAAATCCGCGATCAGCTCGCCTTCATCAAGCGCGTCCGCGGTGGACGTCTGCGACACATCCGCCATAAGCTGCAACATCCCCAGGAACTTCTTCCTCGGTCCCGCAGTGGCTCCCGCTCGCGTGATTCCTCCGTCCCACCTACACCGAGGGGCGACAACGACAATGACACCGGCAGCCCGACACCACAATCGACGACCCCAGAGTCTCGGTCCAGACGAAACACACGATCGCGATCGAACTCGGCGTTCGGACCCGCTGCTGCTATGGCAGGTATCGTTGCCGGTAGTATTGCCGGGTGGTCTCCCATCGAGCGAGGCCACAACGAGCCCGAAATCACCTTCCCGACAAACGGTGGCCCTCACTGCGGCCTTGATCGCGAGCAAGGCATTGAAGTGCACCCGGATACCGCAGCTGATGACCGTATCTTGAACGAGTACTCCGCTACCTCCAAAATTCCCCCGAGCCAGAACCCAGATCTAATTCCATTCTTCGAGCATGCTCCCCCGATGCACCGCGCGCCCTCTAGCCGTGGCCGTCGCTCTCTGTCTCAGCGGTCGAGATCAAGATCGAGCATCAGTCAATCCCACGTCTGA